The nucleotide sequence ATCAATATGCCTAAGCTTCAGCCCGGCCGCCTATCTTTGAACCTCCCCGCTAGAAATTTGGTACTACAGGAAGTACTGGACATGGGGGTTGGACTCACAGCTGCAACCACCAGCAATTTGGAGAAGAAATACGAGCTGAGTACTAATGGTACTTTCCCTTCTGTGAGCAATGTTTCTGATCCTTTGGTGATCGCTAAACTCCATGCAATCATGGAGGCTGTTGCAGATAGAGTGGAGATGCACAAGAATATCGGTGAGCAGCGTGATAATTGGAACCATCTTCTTTTGACATCCATTAATGCAATCACACTCACTGCTGCAACCATGGCTGGAATTGCTGCTACAAGCGTAGGAGGACCCCTTGTAGCTCTCAAGCTCTCTTCCACTCTGATGTATTTGGCAGCCACTGGGATGTTGGTGGTGATGAATAAGATCCAGCCATCTCAACTCGTCGAAGAACAGCGCAATGCCGCGAGGTTATTTAAGCAGCTTCATGGCCAGATTCAAAGAACACTCTCTTGTGGCACTCCTACTAGTACCGATGTTGAGGAAGTTATGGAGAAAGTTTTGTCACTGGACAAGGCCTTCCCGCTTCCTTTACTAGGAGCGATGCTCGATAAATTCCCCAAAACTGTGGAGCCCGCTGTATGGTGGCCGGAGCACAGGCAAACGCAGGACAGGCAGAGTAGGAGAACAGATGGAAATGGTTGGAGTGTGGAGTTGgaggaagaaatgagagaagtaGTTGGGGTTTTGAAGAGAAAGGACACTGAAGACTATTTGAGGCTGGGCAAAATAGCCTTGAAAGTTAATAGGATGCTCGCCATTTCTGGTCCCTTATTGACAGGCTTAGCGGCTTGTGGAACTGTGTTCGTGGGATCTTCTCACGGTCCCTGGGCCGCCACACTAGGAGTCGTAGCTGGAGCCATGGCAAGCGTGGTGAACACAATGGAGCATGGCGGGCAAGTGGGCATGGTGTTTGAGATGTATAGAAGCAACGCAGGCTTCTTCCGGCTGATGGAAGAGACCATAGAGTCAAATCTGAATGAAAGAGATGTGGGGAGAAGAGAGAACGGGGAATTGTTCGAAATGAAGGTGGCTCTACAGCTAGGAAGAAGCTTGTCCGGGCTCAAGGGTCTGGCAGCATCCTCTTGTTCTTCTTCTAAAAAAGGAGAGGCCATTGAAGAGTTCGCAAGCAAGCTCTTCTAATATCGTGGTGGTTCATCCTCAGTTTTGTTGATAATACACTAAATCTTGTATATCATTGTAAGCTAACCTTGTCTATAAACACAATAGAGCTGTACAATCTagtaattcatttattcattcattcaatTGAAATCAGACTGGTAAAGGTCTGAATATTCCATGGAAATTGAATTAGTCCATTTTCTATACAGCAATTTGTACACAACGTTCACCAAAactgaaaattgagaaaatatgcATTCTGCTAAAACTGATGTATTTTCTGGGATTGTGATAATTTATCGATTTTCTTTATCATCTAAAGtttctttggttttctttctAGTGCAAGAAAGCATGATAATCCAAATGACAACTAAGAAATTGCAGCTCCTGAggttgaaaatttcattttcttatggGGTTGGTTGGCTATTAGAATCCATAATATGCATAAAAGTCTTTGGAAGAAGACAAACTACGTAATTAATGATCCACACATGGAAAAGGTCAAAATTATAATCCCCTTGTTTGAACTCTTTTGAAATAAGACAGATATCTGTGAGTCGAGGAGAACCTCACTTTTATCATAAGAGCCAAAGTCAACGATGGGTTTGCTACCAAACGATTCTCTTTACAGTAGATAGTTGTCACTCCATTAAATAGACTCCAAGAGAAATTAAGGTCGTAATTATGACTACATTTTCTATGATGCCTTTCATTTAACTAATGATAAATTTATGTGATGTGAACTTTGGCGAAAATGCAATCAAAATATGaccaaaagagaagaaattgtAGGGTGGCTTGTCGATGTGAATACATTATCCCTTTGTCCCCTCCATTCCCATTTATTTACTCAAACGTGAAACTGGtaacataattatataattatcatCCCTTTGCATTGTtcaaatatataattgaaatgCCCAAAAGGAGATCTGCTTTTAGTATTGTTTGGCAACAACCGAGGATGATGGatctagttaaaaaaaaaaaaggcatttcttagtttggttcccaaaatttaaatattaaatatcatCAAACCATTACATGTGATGGAGTACTGTAGGGTACCTCACCAGCTCTTTGAAGGTGACTAAATAGTGTGGACCACTAAGAGTAAGTATATTTGGTCAATTTGTGGATTGATTGTAATATAAAGTAAtcgattttaatattatatagtGATATGAGTGCTGTTAAAATTTATTCACAGTTTGACTGCCTACTTGATGACTGatctttattgtaatttttatcttttttgatAAATTGTGAACCATTTAACGTTATAATCCTAGgtatatgagtttttttttttttataatttttggtgaaAATCTAAAATCCCTTGTAATTTCAAGTAAGAATTGAGTATTTGAAATAGGTAaatctctttattattttcaatttggtAGTGTATTGATTTCTTACCATTTGACTctctctcttatttatttatagatagAAGTTGGCGTGGCCCCTTCCCATGTGGAGGTTGTGGTACTCATTCCAACATAAAAataagagagaggagagaaaaagaaagaagagtgaGTAGGTACCACAACCTTTACATTGGAAGGGGTCAcaccaaaaatatataaatgttggAGGTTGTAGTATCTACTCAATCTAACATTAGAGAGAAACAGAGGTTGTGACATAACATTAAAATCGTcgaaaatcaataaaatcttGAGAAATATTGATTGACCCTTTGATATAcgatattttaatttctatcaTTAGGAGCTTTTCTCATATGAATAACATAAGATCCAATTATGAATATTTACTTATtctaatcttaaaattttaatatattaaattgagtGAATTGACACCTTTCACACTACTCATATATATCTTTCAaggaattaattttcaaaataaggttCTTGTAGATGTTGATGAAGCAAGAAAATAAGGTCCTTGAAGATGTTGATGAAGTATATCTTGATCTGAAAAGGACTTGTGAAAGGATTGAAATTATTACCATGTTAAATTCAATGCTTTGAAGAATAAGTCTGTACCAACTCATCACCTTGAAAAAGTACACTTGAAGAATTTTGCAATGTCCAATTCCAATagtttttttctcatcaaacaCAACATCACAATTGATAATTAGTTGCTTGGTGATAGGATTAAAAATTGATACCCCTTAGTTTCATCAAGTTTATGCATTCCATGCTTCAAAAGGAGTTTGGTGGTGTAATGCTAATGTCAGACTCCTATGAAGAGTGCAATATGAATTACATCAGCCCTGAAACAATTTAGAAGACCTTTTGCTTTCAACATACTCTTAGCCATCTCCACAAGACTTCTATTTTTCCTATATGCCACCCATTTTCTTGAGAAGTGTAGCTGGTTGTTAACTGCCTCCAATTATCATaatctttacaaaatttatcaaactcattaaaacaaaattcatcACCATGATCTATTCACAAAATCTTCAAGGGAAAACCATTGTACTTTTCGACGTGATCTTGAATCTCCTGAAGATAGACAAtgcttctgattttttttttttttttggcaaaatcTTTTATGAGTGAGGTTTCAAACTTTATAcaaagagtttgaaatttaatGATTTGTGCCTTAGTTGTGCCTTAATATCTTATTTGCAAAGCATTCTTATTTGGATTTTGTTGTTGTATAAATTTGAGGAAAGATAGTTTCTTGAAATTGCTTATTGGATAAAAAACAACGCCTTTAACATTTTTGTTTCGTACATTTCTAATAGCCCATGGAGAAATCTCCTCTTCTTTACACCTATCATCCACAAGCTCCCATAAAtcttagaaaataaagagagtCCTCATCTTCATACTCTAAACATCATATCCACTTCCTTGAAAAGGTGGGATATGGTAGACTGAGTTAGGGTAGGACCAACATTGTTTGCCTTCCGATTAATTTGACTCTAGTATCGAAATGATAATCCAAAAAAAGTTGTCTTATCTATAatagttaggaagtaagaaataaaaataaaatagagctCTTAAAAACATTGTATAAACAAGCAAGAAGCCTAATTGAATTAGACTgactttttattcattaatttacttaataaacaATCAAACTCTAACAAACTCCTAAATAAATTAACCGCTAACATACTAACACTAACCCACTAATACATGACTTTAAGGTGTACTTCCTAAAAGAGTCGAAAACACATTCCTAAAAGAAAGCCTAAGTGAATGACCCAAAGACCACCCATCTCAAAAGATCAATGCTCTCAGCTAGGACTACATTCTATGTGACACAGAACAAGACTATGATCTCTTCAAAGTCCGAAGTTTCTGTAGGGGTTATTAACCTTTGAACTGTATGTGTGTGTAATCTCGACTATATTTATGGGTCCATATTTAGTACAGGCAAAGCAGATTGTAATCAAACAAATTGCTTCCTGGTGAAAGCGACAACCACAACATGAGAATAAAAAGCTATTTCATTTTTGTGTTGTGTTTACACCCTTCATCCGGGCTAAAAAGCTGGAAATGGTTGACTTATGAGGAATGGTTCAGTTTTGGGTCTCCGATCAAATTCCATGGAGGGCTGAATGTTGGATTAAAACAATAGCACTTTCTGACCAAATAAACTAGGGCCAGCTCCTACTGGCGCCTGTCCTCCAATTCCCATGACCTCATCTTTGCTAAAGGATGCCGCAAGCTGTGTTTGtattttgattgaatagaaa is from Vitis riparia cultivar Riparia Gloire de Montpellier isolate 1030 chromosome 10, EGFV_Vit.rip_1.0, whole genome shotgun sequence and encodes:
- the LOC117924152 gene encoding probable F-box protein At4g22030, with product MVSLQFSSAVITSVAYSSSRCRRGMIRATINMPKLQPGRLSLNLPARNLVLQEVLDMGVGLTAATTSNLEKKYELSTNGTFPSVSNVSDPLVIAKLHAIMEAVADRVEMHKNIGEQRDNWNHLLLTSINAITLTAATMAGIAATSVGGPLVALKLSSTLMYLAATGMLVVMNKIQPSQLVEEQRNAARLFKQLHGQIQRTLSCGTPTSTDVEEVMEKVLSLDKAFPLPLLGAMLDKFPKTVEPAVWWPEHRQTQDRQSRRTDGNGWSVELEEEMREVVGVLKRKDTEDYLRLGKIALKVNRMLAISGPLLTGLAACGTVFVGSSHGPWAATLGVVAGAMASVVNTMEHGGQVGMVFEMYRSNAGFFRLMEETIESNLNERDVGRRENGELFEMKVALQLGRSLSGLKGLAASSCSSSKKGEAIEEFASKLF